CATGTCAAAAGGTCAAAGATGGTAATTTACGAACTCTTATTGTGTTGAATGAAACTGAGGCTATTTGATATGAAAACTCCAATTTACATGCATTGATATGGAGAATGGAAATTCTCCTAGTCTAAGTTAGAACAAAGAGATCTCCGTACCTTTGCATAGTCAGTTCCACCATAGATATCACCAACAAGCATATCTATAACTCTATTATTTCCCTGATGACTTAGCTCCAGTAACTCATCAAAACTGTGACAGTAAATTAATTGGTTACATAAAATAAAACACAGTATGGAAGGAAACTAAAGATTGCAGTAGTCAATGAGGACATAATTACTTCTTGCACTTTGTCAAAAGCCTTCCCAAACCCCAAAAGGTGCCACCTCCAAGGCTAGTTCCACTAACTCGCTCAAACTTGCCATCTCCATCCACCTATATACCCAAAAGATTGAAAATCAacgatataaatatatatattaaaagctTTAAATATTACCAAAGTAATGAAGATGACTAGAATACCTTTATCATGCTAACACCAGACCCGATGTTAACAAGAAGATAAGGATATAAATCATTAGGGTCTATCTGAGCAAATTCCTTCTGACCATCCAAGTATGTAAAAGCTTCTTGATGGACTGCCTATCAAAGAACAATATGAAAATAGATATTGAGCATgtcaataataaataaataaatagccaGAAGCTATGTGCTAACCGCTATAGAACAATGTCAAGGAATATGTAAATTAAAACTGTATTTTACTGCCAGAcatttttttgataaaaatattccACAACCCTTAAGGAAAAGAAGGAAGGTTCACACCAACTTTCGGAGAATAACATGATTGTCAGTAAACGAATAGGCAAAAACTTCCAGATACAAACAAAACTCTTGCATTTCCAAAAACAAAGATGAGTGTGTTCTCTAAATTTAAACCTGAGAAGAAGAAAACTTCAAAATCACTTCCATTATAACTCGCCAAGACTCCGTAACAAGTCAAATATCATAAGAAAACCAACTAGAATAGTCTCATTGATAAAATAACCCTGCCATCAAATAGCAATGCTGATAACTTTCCATTCTCTCACTCACACTTAAGCTGCCCATAGCATCAGATTGTAAATATTTAACCAGTTAGGTAGACTACCTAAAGGCAAGAGACATAATGTTAAGTTTTCCATTTAAATCATATGATATGCTGTGTTGTTGAAAATATCATAATCATGTCAGACAGCCAAAATGAATACAATATATTTAACAAGCATGCATAAATTTCCAAGAAGTGAAATGGGGAAAAACATTAGCACACATATATTTGGCAGGAAAACAGAAAGGATTGGCTTCACGATAGTCAGACATGAAAAGACTACTTAGATTATAAGAGGATTTTATAAGATTTAAGACTCCAATTGGTGCAGACTCACAACATTTATGCAGTATTAGAAACCCACCTTAAGCAAAAAATTTGCACCAGTCACAAGGCACTCCATTTCATCTTCCTTGTCAAGACTGACACCGAGCTTTTCTTTGAAAAGGTCAGCAAATTTGTAGGCACCACCGCCTGTTGCCTGCAGACAGATATTAGCCATTTAAGGTATCTTTCTACTGCAAAACATCCTACCAAATATGACTGATACAAGCAGGTTGAAAGAAATAAGTGCTCAAAGCAGTAATAATTATAGCATTCGAAAAAAGTCAAAAACaagagaaaaatgaaagaaaagaacATAGATTACATGATTagtaataaatttatcaattattAAGAATGAGTAGCTCCTATCAGATTATAAAGCAGAATATCTAGAAATGTTGCACTCCTCCCAAAACCAGAGAAATACCAAGAAAGTTTACCTTTATGAAGATCTTGTCACTGGAAGGGGCAGTGCAGTCATGGAAACCTGAATTAACAATCATTGATAAGAAAATAGGCTTAAGCAATGTCAGAATAAAATAAGCTTCAAAAGCATATTCAAGAAATTGCAACAAAACTGCAACTGTGGTTAACCAGGCCAGATGTCTTTCCTAAGTACTAACCACAGAAGAAAAAACAATGTCCAGTGACATGATAGTATTTTATTAGGGCAAAAAAAAGGATAAGGGGAGTATTAACCCCAAATAACATCATCCTAGCACAAGTAGGAATATCCCTGGATAAGAAAAGAAGATATGATTCCgatattcaatgccagaatacGAGAAAAAACAAACAGGAGCACCTAAAAAATTTCTGGAGCAATATATTGTCAGTCATGCCATTATGCTTCAGAGCCCTTAAGCAAAAATCAAATTGCACACCATAGATATGGGTAGATGTTGAGAATTCAATTCAACATCTTTTCCATTCCGTAGTAAATACAGGTAGTAGATGAGTAAGGGCATCCTAGCACTTTCTAAACAGTGCATGATGCTGAAATATAGCTAGGGTAGGCTCATGGACAAGGCAAAGTTTAACAAATATAGGTGAAAATAACCTTAGCACTAAATGAGCTTAACTAATAACTTAATTAAGCAATCAATCCTCATTTAAACTCAAATAAGGTCTAGCGATCCCTGTTATTCATACTGTGTTTTAGAAGTTAAAAACACACTTCTCAAATATCAATTTAAGACTGCCAAAAATTAATGATATTCAAGGACAACTGCATCTAAAGAATGATGATAACAACAACCATCTTCTCCAAATTGTAGTTAAACTACAAGTAGTAGCCAACTAAGAACATCCAACCGCTCATCTAAACAGTGCATCAGGCTGAAATATAGCTAGGGTAAGCTCATGAACAAGCCAAATCTCAACCAAATATGTGTGAAACTGGAAATCACTTTCATTGTGCTAAATGAGCTTGCATATTAAGTTAAACTAAGCAACTGAATCCTCGTCTAAACTCAAATAAGATCTCACAACCCCTGTTATACAGGTTAGGACTGTCAGGTGGCTAATTACGCACTAATGTCGCTGGCAATCATACTAACTCTTAGAATTTAGGAAACACACTTCTAGAATGCAACCCAAAAACAGCCAAATGATATTAAAGGAAAACTCTAAGGAATAATTGTTACAAGAAGTAAAAGTAAACGTACCACCAAGGTGAAGTTTCATGGAGTGAATGAACTCTAAGCAATCATTTATCTTGCTAGTTTCAAACTTTGCGAAATGAAGTTTTCCTCCAAGAACAGGTCGGCTGTTATCACTTTCGGAACCAAGGCTTTCATTTTGGGATCTTAGCTCATCATCATCTCTACAATTATCATCATATCTACAGAAATACACCAATTTGATCAAAGAACCTGTCAACCAACATAGAAGATTGTAATAAGTTCTACTATCTCTGAAATGTAAATTGTTGGATACTCTAAATGGAGTGTGAAGTAAAGACACGAGTATAAATGCTTCAGTCCTTTCTTTTCAGTACATAAAAAAATATTGATTCGAACCCTCAGACCCCAAAGTTCAAACTCTCTTAATAACCGTTAGGCCGTCTTTCAGACAGTTAACTAAAGAAAACTACAAATCCTAACAAAGAATTAGGAAGGAAAAAAAACACACTAACTAGAAAATAGATAAAACTGGAAGCAAAGTAGGTTTGAAGGCACAAAAAGTAGCCCAATTCAACAaaccaaataataacaataacaataataacaccGGGATTCAACACAGTACAAGCGAAAAAATCTAAATTGTGTGACAAATTAGCTCAAAACGGGGGCGGGGGGGGGAGAAGGAAATTGGAAGATCAAAGGATAGAAAACAAACCTCCAATGTCGAGAGCCAAATGAGAAATTTGAGATTGGGGCTGAGAATTTGGTTGGTTAGAAACATGGGCGAGATGATCCATTCTTTCCCTTTAATAATTTAGAGCTTAAAACCCAGAAAAGGAGAAAGAGAAAAAATAGAAGGAAGAGGTTTGGATCTCTTCTGGCCTGCGTCTAACCCATCTGCACGTCATTGGAAAGAGAATATAAAGAAAAGCAACAAGGGATTTGGTGGAATAATGAAATCCGTAATATTATTATACGTTCCATTCGTCAAAATCAAACGTGATTATTATGCCACCACTGGTGGCGTTGAATTGAATCATCAAgttgaattttctttttcttggGCCAAAAATGGGTAAGAAAACAATAATATGAGATATGATTAGTTGAATCTGCCAGTCAAACACCTTCATCTTTGACTCCCTTCATTCTTTCATCCATCGCCCTTCCCTGTCTTCTTGAGTTATTTTCGGATGTTTTTatcctttatttttattaatatttatttagaaGAAAATTCAAATAAACTCTTATTGTATTGTATATTTTCATTAAGTGGTATATCAGACAACTATTCACTGAATGagcgataaaattttcatatataattttatcaaCCCTAATTCAATCTTCcacaatttaattaattgaattggtGTTAATTAATTAATGACATCAAACTTAATTAAGAGTGATTTTAATGTCAATGTTTGTTGACACCATAATGTTCTTTTTCTTCCAATTTTCCATGTTGACCCACAATTTCTTTTAAGATTTAACAATGTGTTTTATGCTTCTAAAAACAATATATTTTACACCTTTATAATTATTTCTACATCATTTAATTATATTtacaatattatatatttaatattaagatTAATTCTCTTATTTGATATTTAAATGATACGatttgataataataaaataaccttAAAAACTCTAATGTGTCtctctttttttaatatttattttttaatattttattatactctTATACGACACTTGTTAACCCCTTAACCTTGTAGAGCCTAAAAATTCTATTGGTAGTATACGAATATTATTACTAAAAACatattatgttaattttaaagtgcaattttaaaagatataatcaaattaattaatttcacattaatAGACTatcttattaattaatattattttattattatcacataataatattaataaattattattcaatgagaatttaataatataattaataataaagagTATTCtcatcaatttaaattttttccaaACTTATAGAttacaaataaattttatttatatacttTATGTTTTAGTGTGACATTTAAAATCATTAGATCCATTtaagtttgaaattttaaatatgtaaaattgaAATACCGGTTAATTTATTGGTTTATCACACTTAACTGCTATAATTGATTCgatattatttaagtaaaattcAATAATGTAcaacattataaaaatatgttACAATTTGTCAGCAGTCACTGAAAGAGGAAAAAAAATTGTCAGTTACATTCAACGATGTACaacattataaaaatttggcAATCTAGTCAGTCCGACAAGTGTAAGTCTAATATGAGTGGGTTAAGTTTTGAATTAACTTTATCAAAgaattattttaagaaaaattaacgttagtaattaattattttaaaaaattatttttaattttttatattttaaaagttaaaatacatATGACACtttgtaaaaaattatattacaatCCGATCTATATACTTGTGGACACCACCTTAATTCTAATCTTTAATTTCAGTATTCTTACTTTTGACCTTAGTACATCGTGAGACAGTCATTGTCAACTGGTGAATGAAAAGGATGGTGGGTTGGCTGATGGGTATCAGGTGTTGGGGTCGGTTGTGAAATAGGGGTTAAAAGGACAAGGAAATGACAGTGGTTAGGgatttagaaaagaaaagaaattagtTGTTGTTACTGTTAGGGATTACAACTTAAAAATTGGGGGAGTCgggaggaaaagaaaagaaaggatagCATGGTATCTGGGCTAGGCTAAAAAAAGCTTATTCAAGGCTTAATTCGTTTAGAAAATGggtcttattttttatttaagtctaTTTTTCGAGTCTATATTTTTGTTCAAATTCTCCAATTTTTCTGGCAAGCCTTCGGGCTTGGTCGGTGGCCCAGTCCATGGTTAGGTTTACAAAAGATGgctttgaaattaaattaatttttagattattatttaattgattataattaaataattaaaggtcaaagtgagaattaaattaattagtcatcatagtttTATTGAAGAGGACAA
This window of the Gossypium arboreum isolate Shixiya-1 chromosome 12, ASM2569848v2, whole genome shotgun sequence genome carries:
- the LOC108479590 gene encoding pantothenate kinase 1 isoform X2, which translates into the protein MKLHLGGFHDCTAPSSDKIFIKATGGGAYKFADLFKEKLGVSLDKEDEMECLVTGANFLLKAVHQEAFTYLDGQKEFAQIDPNDLYPYLLVNIGSGVSMIKVDGDGKFERVSGTSLGGGTFWGLGRLLTKCKNFDELLELSHQGNNRVIDMLVGDIYGGTDYAKIGLSATTIASSFGKAISDNKGLVDYKPEDISRSLLRMISNNIGQISYLNALRFGLKRIFFAGFFIRGHAYTMDTISVAVNFWSKGEAEAMFLRHEGFLGALGAFMSYEKQCLDGLTVNKIPQRFPISVSSAGNKIYCSMNGKSNDNESIECTVYRT
- the LOC108479590 gene encoding pantothenate kinase 1 isoform X1, with the translated sequence MDHLAHVSNQPNSQPQSQISHLALDIGGSLIKLVYFCRYDDNCRDDDELRSQNESLGSESDNSRPVLGGKLHFAKFETSKINDCLEFIHSMKLHLGGFHDCTAPSSDKIFIKATGGGAYKFADLFKEKLGVSLDKEDEMECLVTGANFLLKAVHQEAFTYLDGQKEFAQIDPNDLYPYLLVNIGSGVSMIKVDGDGKFERVSGTSLGGGTFWGLGRLLTKCKNFDELLELSHQGNNRVIDMLVGDIYGGTDYAKIGLSATTIASSFGKAISDNKGLVDYKPEDISRSLLRMISNNIGQISYLNALRFGLKRIFFAGFFIRGHAYTMDTISVAVNFWSKGEAEAMFLRHEGFLGALGAFMSYEKQCLDGLTVNKIPQRFPISVSSAGNKIYCSMNGKSNDNESIECTVYRT